From a single Mesorhizobium shangrilense genomic region:
- a CDS encoding TerB family tellurite resistance protein: protein MAIALLDQIRSIFDGDAGVRKVADDPVLSAELLMLFRMILADGSVSESEMDVFRRICKDAFDIPESSIDAVIEYLNDFGYETNASQAIALFRELDIERRKLLARHMVEIAKADSQLAESEVRLLRRTLDLLEISPVDVVKPNE from the coding sequence ATGGCGATCGCATTGCTGGACCAGATACGCTCGATCTTCGACGGCGACGCCGGCGTGCGCAAGGTGGCTGACGATCCGGTGCTGTCGGCGGAATTGCTGATGCTGTTTCGCATGATCCTTGCCGACGGTTCCGTCAGTGAAAGCGAAATGGATGTCTTCAGGCGCATCTGCAAGGACGCCTTCGACATTCCCGAATCCAGCATCGACGCGGTCATCGAGTATCTCAACGACTTCGGCTACGAGACCAATGCTTCGCAGGCCATCGCGCTGTTTCGCGAGCTCGATATCGAGCGGCGCAAGCTGCTCGCCCGCCACATGGTGGAAATCGCCAAGGCGGATTCGCAGCTTGCCGAAAGCGAGGTGCGTCTCCTGCGCCGCACGCTCGACCTGCTGGAGATCAGCCCGGTCGATGTCGTGAAGCCTAACGAGTAG
- a CDS encoding ABC transporter ATP-binding protein — MSLLEIQDLSLTIGDTPILKGIELSVAPGEVMGLVGESGSGKSMTALTLMRLLPHAARASGRVTFDGIDILAATEDQMCALRGDDIGMIFQEPMTALNPVKTIGEQVAEGIRWHTKASRASAEDRARKMLDRVGLPEAQFPLSRYPHELSGGQRQRVVIAIACALKPKLLIADEPTTALDVVLQAQILDLLRDLVAENHMGLLLISHDLAVVTEMADRITILRRGEVMEAGDTARTLSEQLHPYTRQLAQASMHVPARARPHNAGSTTPLLDVEGVTRDYPGRRTSLFRRAVPIRAVDDVSLSIAPGQSVALVGRSGCGKSTLARIILALDRPTSGAIHFKGQGITGKNEAELKPARRDMQVVFQDPYGSFDPRQKVEKLVSEPLHVLDRKPTKAERCEMVAHALHEVGLDVSDMDKYPHEFSGGQRQRLSIARAIITRPKLVVADEPVSALDVSIRAQILDLFAELNQKLGIAYLFITHDLTVARAITDEVLVMHDGKIVERGKTNEVLDHPQSEAAKALVAAAPDLRRAVARRMQEQG, encoded by the coding sequence ATGAGCCTGCTGGAAATCCAGGACCTGTCGCTCACCATCGGCGACACGCCGATCCTGAAGGGGATCGAACTTTCCGTGGCGCCCGGCGAAGTGATGGGGCTGGTCGGCGAATCCGGTTCCGGAAAATCGATGACCGCGCTGACGCTGATGCGGCTTCTGCCCCATGCCGCGCGCGCTAGCGGGCGCGTTACATTCGACGGGATCGACATACTTGCCGCGACCGAGGACCAGATGTGCGCGCTGCGCGGCGACGACATCGGCATGATCTTCCAGGAGCCGATGACGGCGCTCAATCCGGTCAAGACCATCGGAGAGCAGGTTGCCGAAGGCATACGCTGGCACACCAAGGCAAGCCGCGCCAGCGCCGAGGACCGCGCGCGAAAAATGCTCGACCGCGTCGGCCTGCCCGAAGCGCAATTCCCGCTGTCGCGCTACCCGCATGAACTGTCCGGCGGCCAGCGCCAGCGCGTCGTCATCGCCATCGCCTGTGCGTTGAAGCCGAAGCTGCTGATCGCCGATGAGCCGACCACGGCGCTGGACGTGGTGCTGCAGGCGCAGATCCTCGACCTCCTGCGCGACCTTGTCGCCGAAAACCATATGGGGCTGCTGCTGATCTCGCATGACCTGGCGGTCGTGACTGAAATGGCGGATCGCATCACCATCCTGCGTCGCGGCGAAGTGATGGAGGCAGGCGACACGGCGCGTACCCTGTCGGAACAACTTCATCCCTATACGCGCCAGCTGGCGCAGGCCTCGATGCATGTGCCGGCGCGCGCCCGGCCGCACAATGCCGGATCGACAACGCCTTTGCTGGACGTCGAAGGCGTCACGCGGGATTATCCTGGCCGACGCACATCCCTGTTCAGGCGCGCGGTGCCGATCCGCGCTGTCGACGACGTTTCCCTGTCGATAGCGCCGGGCCAATCGGTGGCGCTGGTCGGACGTTCCGGTTGCGGCAAGTCAACGCTTGCCCGCATCATCCTGGCGCTGGACCGGCCGACGTCCGGAGCGATCCACTTCAAAGGCCAGGGCATCACCGGCAAGAACGAGGCCGAACTCAAGCCGGCGCGGCGCGACATGCAGGTGGTGTTCCAGGATCCTTACGGCTCCTTCGACCCACGCCAGAAAGTCGAGAAACTGGTCTCCGAGCCACTGCACGTCCTGGACAGGAAGCCGACAAAGGCCGAACGCTGCGAAATGGTGGCGCATGCCCTCCACGAGGTCGGCCTCGACGTCTCCGACATGGACAAATATCCGCATGAATTCTCAGGCGGCCAGCGCCAGCGCCTGTCGATCGCCCGCGCCATCATCACGCGCCCGAAACTTGTCGTCGCCGACGAGCCGGTCTCCGCGCTCGACGTCTCGATCCGCGCCCAGATCCTCGACCTGTTCGCCGAGCTCAACCAGAAGCTCGGCATCGCCTATCTGTTCATCACCCATGACCTGACGGTCGCGCGCGCCATCACCGACGAGGTGCTGGTCATGCATGACGGCAAGATCGTCGAGCGCGGCAAGACCAACGAGGTGCTCGACCACCCGCAATCCGAGGCGGCCAAGGCGCTGGTCGCCGCCGCCCCCGATTTGCGCCGGGCTGTTGCGCGCCGAATGCAGGAACAGGGCTGA
- a CDS encoding ABC transporter permease: protein MTLHIDIPEETFSGILAKAFKNTAFVAGFVITLLVLAMAVVSYVWTPYDVTRLIIADKTQAPSLAHWFGTDHFGRDILSMIMVGARNSIAVALVAVGIGMGVGVPLGAFAAARGGLVDEALMRINDLVFAFPALLSAIMITAIFGPGAVNAIIAIGIFNIPVFARVARAGALAIWPREFILAARAAGKGRTLITIDHVLPNIATLLLVQGTIQFALGILAEAGLSYVGLGAQPPMPSWGRMLFDAQTRMVMAPWMAIFPGMAIVITVLGLNLLGDGIADIIDPKSRRQR from the coding sequence ATGACACTGCACATCGACATCCCCGAGGAGACCTTCAGCGGCATCCTGGCCAAGGCATTCAAGAATACCGCGTTCGTTGCCGGCTTCGTCATCACCCTGCTGGTCCTGGCAATGGCTGTGGTCTCGTATGTCTGGACGCCATACGACGTCACCAGGCTGATCATCGCCGACAAGACGCAGGCGCCTTCGCTCGCGCACTGGTTCGGCACCGACCATTTCGGTCGTGACATCCTGTCGATGATCATGGTCGGCGCCCGCAACTCGATCGCCGTGGCGTTGGTCGCCGTCGGCATCGGCATGGGCGTCGGCGTGCCTCTCGGCGCCTTTGCCGCCGCGCGTGGCGGTCTTGTCGACGAAGCGCTGATGCGCATCAACGATCTCGTCTTCGCCTTCCCTGCCCTGCTCTCGGCCATCATGATCACCGCCATCTTCGGGCCGGGCGCGGTCAATGCGATCATTGCCATCGGCATCTTCAACATACCGGTGTTCGCGCGTGTCGCCCGCGCGGGCGCACTGGCGATCTGGCCACGCGAATTCATCCTTGCCGCGCGAGCCGCCGGCAAGGGCAGGACGCTCATCACCATCGATCATGTGCTGCCCAACATCGCCACGCTGTTGCTGGTACAGGGAACCATCCAGTTCGCGCTGGGCATTCTGGCCGAGGCCGGGCTTTCTTATGTGGGCCTAGGTGCCCAGCCGCCGATGCCGAGTTGGGGCCGCATGCTGTTCGACGCGCAGACACGCATGGTCATGGCGCCGTGGATGGCGATCTTTCCCGGCATGGCGATCGTCATCACCGTTCTCGGGCTGAATCTGCTGGGCGACGGCATCGCCGATATCATCGATCCGAAATCGCGGCGGCAGCGATGA
- a CDS encoding ABC transporter permease: protein MTAYLLKRLVIAALTLVLASMVVFAVLEILPGDPARLMLGMNASADQVELLRDQMGLNAPLIHRYLHWAGGLLSLDFGRSYTYSVPVIDLVRERLVVSLPLALIALALSTIIAIPVGLFSAGRRGRIGDTMTMGAAQLGVAVPNFWFALMLIYLFAVWLRLVPAGGFPGWSAGAWPALKALLLPAVALALPQAAILARVTRSALIEVLNEDYIRTARAKGLPYRAVLWSHALRNAMIPVLTILGLQFAFLLAGTIIIENVFYLPGLGRLVFQAITQRDLIVVESVVMLLVAAVIAVNLLVDLSYAVVDPRLRSRQ, encoded by the coding sequence ATGACCGCCTATCTCCTCAAGCGCCTCGTTATCGCCGCGCTCACCCTGGTGCTGGCCTCCATGGTGGTGTTCGCCGTGCTGGAGATCCTTCCGGGAGATCCGGCGCGGCTGATGCTGGGCATGAATGCCAGCGCCGACCAGGTCGAGCTGCTGCGCGACCAGATGGGCCTCAACGCGCCCCTCATCCACCGTTACCTGCACTGGGCCGGCGGTTTGCTGAGCCTGGATTTCGGCCGCTCCTACACCTATTCGGTGCCGGTCATCGATCTCGTGCGCGAACGGCTCGTCGTCTCGCTGCCGCTGGCGCTGATCGCGCTCGCGCTCTCCACCATCATCGCCATTCCCGTCGGCCTGTTCTCCGCCGGCCGGCGTGGCCGGATCGGCGACACGATGACGATGGGCGCCGCGCAACTTGGCGTCGCCGTGCCGAACTTCTGGTTCGCGCTGATGCTGATCTATCTTTTCGCTGTCTGGCTGCGGCTGGTGCCGGCGGGTGGCTTTCCCGGCTGGAGCGCCGGGGCATGGCCGGCGCTGAAGGCACTGCTGCTGCCGGCGGTCGCGCTTGCACTGCCGCAGGCCGCGATTCTTGCCCGAGTGACCCGCTCGGCGCTGATCGAGGTGCTGAACGAGGATTATATCCGCACCGCCCGCGCCAAGGGCCTGCCCTACCGCGCCGTTCTTTGGAGCCATGCGCTGCGCAACGCGATGATCCCCGTGCTGACCATTCTTGGCCTGCAGTTCGCCTTCCTGCTTGCCGGCACCATCATCATCGAAAATGTCTTCTACCTGCCCGGGCTCGGCCGGCTGGTGTTCCAGGCGATCACCCAGCGTGACCTGATCGTGGTCGAAAGCGTCGTCATGCTGCTGGTTGCCGCGGTCATCGCCGTCAACCTGCTCGTCGACCTTTCCTACGCGGTCGTTGATCCGCGACTGAGAAGCCGCCAATGA